A DNA window from Naumovozyma dairenensis CBS 421 chromosome 7, complete genome contains the following coding sequences:
- the NET1 gene encoding Net1p (similar to Saccharomyces cerevisiae NET1 (YJL076W) and TOF2 (YKR010C); ancestral locus Anc_1.294) gives MFRLQIELVPPSAQTNQQLSSLTPAPTNNSQLFSNASFVQLNENTFQYPLPPSSNKNFNSVSQNTRKFLHFSAGSNTLLELSDEIIEKCKKIYPNLKQEPEIITLQDGNGYDLDPDFVIEDVFNAANRVKVILRDDIDIDELEPIAQYRNLKRRKTNNGTYQKVSRSQKPINNSLALPKRNNYPLPSTRTPRNLGRRISTPLAQQIYPEPVTDNVEGENADRSFLPPPNVPQSPPIRISSGIDTSKKIVSNIKEQGQVSKSEVVDPDKSKQQRLLLGTPIMTSMTPNRVTLTGQRVVSENHMETSPISTISNPSKSSSKESNASRRISSGMLNIPEPKISEVEKELKVGPASPDSVLPEKPKRIPMKRSLLDSKSIPNNNSDDNLSSDSQDTTSSHSHSRPSLQRQSSIADNNGSPVKLNPLEDDSVSRIVHLAELPHNKKRNLVQENSINELEGKIDQSATKNNLSHLFTQPTGKGNGISNENVNSKRDKLSQIEEEDVLPEQPALPTNNNLKEKVNLETQNNETISITKPGQMNKSDKKKDAGTVTQDMQLESEMVKPTTTTADRETEVTEQETDDEDEVNTTVRINPPESASASGNHSFSHPSIHKTEILKIFDGDSIKLPHWLKKTSSSSSTSSPSSSSRKKPYTTVLHKDIDNSKPDPRNILPQRTPRTAARRAAQLLSSSQGTSQHPDQVQNININNDHSDEEGSYETSSTDGYSSSGVETAGSDTSDNEKIFLREPNDKTKVIKTHHLKEAVVTKSNDNDKDTKQETATSTDNILGKVIGKNPSTASSGNVPEGLTKSQPSFSKINEDDISNNKKINETKSISLTPSNFYSNSKTELKKLNIHKPTSKFTSMPNTKPDSRANNLGSEKVIKLNEFSIPNQLKTDDHKVKPDANPEVPKPTFSPSHNDKLKSLKAKFSKTKPQSSSPVFQPVLTDDSSNISIQDETESMDETSSSSSSDEEVASSFRISRKNVVDTPKGSLAITSNAVRGINDPGLEAAPQSTQADFPTAAKNTPAKSVPITRFLNATSPPTTISGSMKVSSMLHNGLPLKSRPSLSTLSDLVQRGIPNVKEKSVHASQSKSTNIQGASTIETDSTGSSDDSGTDSDTDSSSSSDSDSDIKSSDGSDTNVPSAKSASASLGKNKKSIGGFDALARQSKN, from the coding sequence ATGTTTCGTTTACAGATTGAATTAGTACCACCGTCTGCTCAAACGAATCAACAACTCAGCTCTTTAACTCCAGCTCCAACAAACAATTCAcaacttttttcaaatgcATCCTTTGTCCAATTAAATGAGAATACTTTTCAATACCCATTGCCTCCTTCTTCCAACAAAAACTTTAACTCAGTCTCTCAAAATACTAGAAAATTCTTACATTTCAGTGCTGGTAGTAATACATTACTTGAATTGTCAGATGAAATTATCGAGAAATGCAAGAAAATATATCCAAATCTAAAACAAGAACCAGAAATAATTACTCTACAAGATGGGAATGGGTATGATTTGGATCCTGATTTTGTCATAGAAGACGTTTTCAACGCAGCTAATAGAGTGAAAGTCATACTTAgagatgatattgatatcgATGAGTTAGAACCAATAGCTCAATATAGAAATCtcaaaagaaggaaaacCAATAATGGTACCTATCAAAAAGTTTCACGAAGCCAAAAACCaatcaataattctttagCGTTACCTAAAAGGAATAATTATCCGTTACCTTCAACAAGAACCCCAAGAAATTTAGGAAGAAGAATCTCAACACCATTAGCACAACAAATATATCCTGAACCTGTCACAGACAATGTAGAAGGAGAAAACGCAGATAGGTCCTTTTTACCACCTCCAAACGTCCCCCAATCTCCTCCAATTAGGATAAGCTCCGGTATCGATACTTCCAAGAAAATAGTTTCCAACATCAAAGAACAAGGTCAAGTGTCTAAATCTGAAGTGGTTGATCCAGACAAATCCAAACAACAAAGGCTATTACTAGGTACACCAATAATGACCTCAATGACACCAAACAGAGTCACCTTAACTGGCCAAAGGGTTGTTTCCGAAAATCATATGGAAACATCACCAATTTCAACCATCTCTAATCCCAGCAAATCATCTTCCAAAGAATCGAATGCTTCACGGAGGATTAGTTCTGGTATGTTAAATATCCCAGAACCAAAAATATCAGAAGTTGAAAAGGAACTAAAAGTGGGTCCTGCAAGCCCTGATTCAGTACTTCCAGAGAAACCAAAACGAATTCCAATGAAAAgatcattattagataGTAAATCTataccaaataataactcTGATGATAACTTAAGTTCCGATAGTCAAGATACAACTAGTTCCCATTCCCATTCAAGACCATCTTTGCAACGTCAAAGCTCGATTGCTGATAACAATGGGTCCCCTGTAAAACTCAACCCTCTAGAAGATGATAGTGTTTCACGTATTGTACATTTGGCTGAATTACCTCATAATAAGAAAAGGAATCTAGTACAGGAAAATTCAATCAATGAACTGGAGGGTAAAATCGATCAAAGTGCAACAAAAAACAACCTAAGTCATTTATTTACGCAACCAACAGGTAAAGGAAATGGAATATCAAACGAAAACGTTAATAGTAAAAGAGATAAGCTATCTCAAATCGAAGAGGAAGATGTTCTTCCCGAGCAACCAGCTCTCCCAACCAATAATAacttgaaagaaaaagtgAATCTAGAAACTCAAAACAACGAAACCATTTCTATTACCAAACCTGGACAGATGAACAAATCAGATAAGAAGAAGGACGCTGGAACTGTAACTCAAGATATGCAACTCGAGTCAGAAATGGTAAAAcctacaacaacaacagccGATAGAGAAACTGAAGTAACGGAGCAAGAaactgatgatgaagatgaagtaAACACTACAGTTCGTATTAACCCACCTGAATCAGCATCAGCCAGTGGCAATCATTCTTTTTCACATCCGAGTATCCATAAAActgaaatattaaaaatatttgacgGTGACTCAATCAAGTTACCTCATTGGCTAAAGAAAacctcatcatcatcatcaacatcatcaccatcatcatcttcaagaaaaaagCCTTATACAACCGTCCTTCATAAGGATATCGATAATTCAAAACCAGATccaagaaatattttacCTCAAAGAACACCGAGAACTGCAGCGAGGAGAGCAGCtcaattattatcaagTTCTCAAGGAACCAGTCAGCACCCTGACCAAGTTCagaatatcaatattaacAATGATCACTCCGATGAAGAAGGCAGCTATGAAACATCATCTACTGATGGTTATTCTAGCAGTGGTGTAGAAACTGCAGGATCTGACACATcagataatgaaaagataTTCCTGAGGGAACCTAATGACAAAACCAAAGTAATTAAAACGCATCATCTCAAGGAAGCAGTAGTAACTAaatctaatgataatgataaggACACAAAGCAAGAAACTGCTACTAGCACAGACAATATTCTTGGCAAAGtaattggaaaaaatcCTTCAACCGCATCGTCAGGGAATGTACCAGAAGGATTAACTAAATCTCAGCCAAGTTTTTCCAAGATAAATGAGgatgatatttcaaataataagaaaattaacGAAACGAAGAGTATATCCTTGACTCCAAGTAATTTTTACTCTAATAGCAAGAcagaattgaagaaactcAATATTCATAAACCAACGAGTAAGTTTACAAGTATGCCTAATACGAAACCGGACAGTAGGGCAAATAACCTGGGAAGTGAGAAGGTAATAAAACTAAACGaattttcaattccaaATCAACTTAAAACGGATGATCATAAAGTCAAACCAGACGCTAATCCAGAAGTCCCTAAACCGACGTTTTCACCTAGTCATAATGACAAATTAAAAAGTCTAAAAGCaaagttttcaaaaacaaaaccccaatcatcatcaccagTTTTTCAACCAGTACTCACCGATGATAGCTCTAATATCTCAATACAAGATGAAACCGAATCAATGGATGAAACTTCTTCGAGTTCTTcatctgatgaagaagttgcTTCTTCCTTTAGgatatcaagaaaaaatgttGTTGACACACCAAAGGGATCTTTGGCTATCACGTCTAATGCTGTAAGGGGCATTAATGACCCAGGTCTAGAAGCAGCGCCTCAATCAACCCAAGCAGATTTTCCAACCGCTGCTAAAAACACCCCAGCTAAAAGTGTACCAATTACACGATTTTTGAACGCTACCTCACCACCTACAACAATATCTGGTTCTATGAAAGTTTCTAGTATGCTCCACAATGGGTTGCCTCTAAAGAGTCGCCCCTCATTAAGCACTCTGTCTGATTTGGTCCAGAGGGGAATACCTAATGTAAAGGAGAAAAGTGTGCACGCATCACAATCCAAATCTACTAATATTCAAGGTGCCTCAACAATTGAAACTGATTCAACAGGCAGCTCAGATGACAGCGGCACTGATAGTGACACCGATAGCAGCAGTAGCAGTGATAGCGATAGTGATATCAAGAGCAGTGATGGATCAGATACTAATGTACCAAGTGCGAAAAGTGCTAGTGCTTCCTTAGgtaaaaacaagaaatctATTGGTGGATTTGATGCATTAGCAAGACAGTCCAAAAACTAG
- the SMC3 gene encoding cohesin subunit SMC3 (similar to Saccharomyces cerevisiae SMC3 (YJL074C); ancestral locus Anc_1.295), whose product MYIKRVVIKGFKTYRNETIIDNFSPHHNIVIGSNGSGKSNFFSAIRFVLSDDYSNLKREERQGLIHQGSGGAVMSASVEIVFHDPNHKIILPSGVVPRENDEVYIRRTVGLKKDDYQLNDRNVTKGDVVRMLESTGFSMNNPYNIVPQGKIIALTNAKDKERLNLLEDVVGAKSFELKLKASLKKMDETEQKRNQIDMEMNELNSKLKEMNQERKELEKFNSLDKNRKVFQFTLYDRELNDIITQIENLDGDYNSTVDSSEKYIKELDKRENIISELTKKLTEIDSSLKIKTTNDLQIAKANNSEILNNLTNLDVQIKDLKLQLETQNEQTNSDKSNLELINKEIESRRLKLSKISPRFQQLTNEESRFKLQSNTLKERQRDLLLKKGRYSRFHTAQERNEWIENEIKELNQLQQSLNDTKTKNKIEKDEVAERINTIDEEIQELNDSIQGPSINAELEDLESNIDDIKQQYNSSIDQRKELWRNEQKLETVLQTILDNVKDSERAVGETMDRSLANGLKSVKEIAEKLKLPEDSVFGTLGELVSVNSKYKTCAEVIGGNSLFHVIVDTEETASKIMKELYRMKGGRVTFIPLNKVYFDNSITFPPEDQSSYTPLIKKIKYDEKFDKAVKHVFGKTIVVKDLSTGLKLAKKYKLSAITLDGDRADKRGVLTGGYHDQHKKTRLDSLKSLNSSRTKHKAVTAELDQITQQLEEMDSGIDALNGSMRKLVSNKDSIVSNIQSMRIKLNAKKSEKLLLEESLDAFAVKSERLTAQLTQTKEKITAYKEDMTKEFDSELSQSEKTELLTLNDDIHTIQKKLTLTTEALESITGEMDILNAELNSKLLPQQEELQSRIGQSNDNFTLNLKDDLDKAMSDYNSVEKDYELSKQQTEIIQKEIDDMNSEKRNDEKTLEKANSQQKLLLKKLENFQKDAEKTMIKKTTLSTRRDELQQKIREIGLLSEDVLHDFNDLSSEELLEKLKSVNDEIAGLNNVNKRAFENFKKFDEKHTELEKRASELDESKTSIKELITRLKQQKVTAVDSTFEKVSKNFVTVFESLVPRGTAKLIIHKSDGSASNDNAPESGDEEMDVDMDETEDQKKIEPIYTGVSISVSFNSKENEQLHVEQLSGGQKTVCAIALILAIQMVDPAPFYLFDEIDAALDKQYRTSVAKLIEKLSANAQFICTTFRTDMLEVADTFFRVKYENKISTVIEIDRQEAINFIKGSNKYAEV is encoded by the coding sequence ATGTATATCAAACGAGTGGTCATCAAAGGTTTCAAAACCTATCGAAATGAAACCATAATAGACAATTTTTCACCACATCATAACATCGTCATCGGTTCGAACGGTTCAGGTAAATCCAATTTCTTCTCCGCAATCAGATTTGTCCTCAGTGATGATTAttccaatttgaaaagGGAAGAAAGACAAGGGTTAATCCATCAAGGTTCAGGTGGTGCTGTGATGAGTGCCTCCGTGGAAATTGTATTCCATGATCCTAATCATAAGATTATATTACCTTCAGGAGTGGTCCCAAGAGAGAATGATGAAGTTTATATTAGAAGAACCGTTGGTTTGAAGAAGGATGATtatcaattgaatgataGAAATGTTACGAAGGGGGACGTCGTGAGGATGTTGGAAAGTACAGGGTTCTCAATGAATAATCCATATAATATTGTTCCTCAAGGGAAAATTATCGCCCTGACGAATGcaaaagataaagaaagattaaatCTTTTGGAGGATGTTGTGGGTGCCAAATCATTcgaattgaaattgaaagcttccttgaagaaaatggatGAAACAGAACAAAAGAGGAATCAAATTGATATGgaaatgaatgaattaaatagTAAGTTAAAGGAAATGAATCAGGAGAggaaagaattagaaaagtTTAACTCCCTAGATAAGAATAGGAAAGTGTTCCAGTTTACGCTTTATGATAGagaattaaatgatattattacacaaattgaaaatttagatGGTGATTATAATTCCACTGTGGATTCatctgaaaaatatattaaagagTTAGATAAGAgagaaaatatcatttccgaattaacaaaaaaattgacGGAAATAGATTCCTCTCTAAAGATTAAGACTACAAATGATTTACAAATTGCAAAAGCAAATAATTCtgaaattttaaataatttgacAAATTTAGATGTTCAAATAAAAGATCTTAAATTACAATTAGAAACTCAAAATGAGCAAACCAACTCTGATAAATCAAATCTCGAATTAATTAACAAGGAAATTGAATCTCGTCGTCTTAAATTATCTAAAATATCTCCACGATTCCAACAGCTAACCAATGAAGAATCTAGATTTAAATTGCAATCCAACACATTGAAGGAAAGACAAAGAGACCTACTATTAAAAAAGGGAAGATATTCAAGATTCCATACCGCTCAAGAACGTAACGAATGGATAGAGAACgaaatcaaagaattaaatcAGTTACAACAAAGTTTAAATGATACCAAAactaaaaacaaaattgaaaaagatgaagTGGCAGAGAGAATAAATAccattgatgaagaaattcaGGAGTTAAATGATTCTATTCAAGGTCCATCCATAAATGCAGAGCTTGAGGATTTAGAATCAAATATAGATGACataaaacaacaatacAATTCAAGTATAGATCAACGTAAAGAACTATGGAGaaatgaacaaaaattagaaactGTCCTACAGACTATACTTGATAATGTTAAAGATTCAGAAAGAGCAGTTGGTGAAACAATGGATAGGAGTCTGGCAAATGGTCTTAAGAGTGTCAAAGAAATTgctgaaaaattgaaacttcCTGAAGATTCTGTATTTGGTACACTTGGTGAATTGGTAAGTGTAAATAGTAAGTATAAAACATGTGCCGAAGTAATTGGTGGTAATTCCTTGTTTCATGTCATTGTCGATACGGAGGAGACTGCTTCCaagataatgaaagaaCTCTATAGAATGAAAGGTGGTAGAGTGACGTTTATCCCATTAAACAAAGTCTACTTTGATAATTCAATTACTTTCCCCCCTGAAGATCAAAGTTCTTATACTCCATTAATTAAAAAGATCaaatatgatgaaaaattcgATAAAGCTGTAAAACATGTATTTGGGAAAACTATTGTCGTTAAAGATCTATCTACCGGTTTGAAGTTGgctaaaaaatataaattaagCGCTATAACTTTAGATGGTGACAGAGCAGATAAAAGAGGTGTATTGACTGGTGGTTACCATGATCAACATAAAAAGACAAGACTAGattcattgaaatcttTGAATAGTTCGAGAACGAAACATAAAGCAGTCACTGCTGAATTAGATCAAATTACACAACAATTAGAAGAGATGGACTCGGGCATAGATGCATTGAATGGGTCTATGAGGAAACTTGTATCAAATAAGGATTCGATAGTCTCAAATATCCAGTCCATGAGAATTAAATTAAACGCtaaaaaaagtgaaaaacTTTTACTGGAAGAATCATTGGATGCCTTTGCTGTCAAGTCTGAAAGGCTGACTGCACAACTTACTCAaacaaaagagaaaataacGGCATATAAGGAAGACATGACTAAAGAATTTGATAGTGAACTATCTCAATCTGAAAAAACCGAATTGCTGACGTTGAACGATGATATACATACTatacaaaagaaattgacTCTAACAACAGAAGCTCTAGAGAGTATAACTGGTGAAATGGATATTTTGAATGCAGAATTAAATTCCAAGTTATTGCcacaacaagaagaattacaatCACGCATTGGTCAAAGTAACGATAATTTCACTCTTAATCTTAAAGATGATTTGGATAAAGCTATGAGTGACTATAATTCTGTAGAAAAGGACTATGAACTATCAAAACAACAAACtgaaattattcaaaaggAAATCGATGATATGAACTCAGAAAAGAggaatgatgaaaaaacATTGGAAAAGGCAAATTCCCAACAAAAGCTActattgaagaagttagagaatttccaaaaagaTGCTGAAAAGACAATGATTAAGAAGACAACGTTATCAACAAGACGTGATGAATTGcaacaaaaaattagaGAAATTGGTTTACTTTCTGAGGATGTCTTGCACGATTTCAACGACTTGTCCAGTGAGGAACTATTAGAAAAACTAAAGTCAGTTAACGATGAAATAGCAGGTTTAAATAATGTGAATAAAAGGgcatttgaaaatttcaagaaatttgatgaaaaacATACAGAATTAGAGAAAAGAGCTTCCGAGTTAGACGAATCTAAAACATCTATCAAGGAATTGATTACAAGATTAAAGCAACAAAAGGTTACAGCCGTGGACTCCACATTCGAGAAAGTCTCGAAAAATTTTGTTACGGTATTTGAGAGTTTGGTCCCAAGAGGTACTGcaaaattgataatacaTAAAAGTGATGGAAGTGCCAGTAATGATAATGCACCTGAATCTGGCGATGAAGAGATGGATGTGGATATGGATGAAACAGAagatcaaaaaaaaatagaacCCATATATACTGGAGTCTCTATTTCAGTTTCATTTAACtcaaaggaaaatgaaCAACTACATGTTGAACAATTATCAGGTGGTCAGAAAACTGTTTGTGCTATTGCTCTGATTTTGGCTATCCAAATGGTTGATCCGGCTCCATTCTATTTATTTGACGAAATTGATGCCGCTCTTGATAAACAATACAGAACATCAGTCGCAAAACTAATAGAGAAATTATCTGCAAATGCTCAGTTTATATGTACTACATTCAGAACTGATATGTTGGAAGTAGCTGATACTTTCTTCAGAGTTAAGTATGAAAACAAGATATCCACTGTAATTGAAATCGATAGACAAGAGGCCATTAACTTCATTAAAGGTAGTAATAAATATGCTGAGGTATAA